Proteins from one Ipomoea triloba cultivar NCNSP0323 chromosome 1, ASM357664v1 genomic window:
- the LOC116012649 gene encoding uncharacterized protein LOC116012649, with translation MAVAILYRIWRARNNAVWDGFLPTPRRLVATAAATLHAWTAVNAPQHQVAQAASLVEEVQHVHHTATLRCYVDASFHHNTLKAAFGXGLSLLLQKAQVEGAIHGCRVARGAPPISHLFFADDSLLFFKANTQEAGVLGVNQASNFGKYLGLPAFVGRNKRNAFSYIEDKIKQRIGSWNKKLLSQAGKEVLLKSVAQAMPTFSMGVFLLPDSRKGSIGGHRSVPKKFGGLGFKDLRAFNLAMLGKQAWRFLTMPHSLVARVYKARYFPKSSFVDATVGNCPSYCWRSIMAAHDLVCQGVRRRIGDGKSTLIWGHPWLPDDLNPMINTPMPPQLSGSLVAGLIDEGSSSWDYSILTDIFAPDDVTRIMRVPISPGYEDSWYWFGDPKGCYSVKGGYRFIVGNYEGSPNCFVDWTSLWKIKVPPKWKTFLWRALNDILPVTTNLLLKRVEVNPECPMRGLSHENTMHALILCDFSQLVWHESLLPFSSIVGDSFNLWCANMMSSLTEENVCMAVAILYRIWRARNNAVWDGFLPTPRRLVATAAATLHAWTAVNAPQHQVAQAASLVEEVQHVHHTATLRCYVDASFHHNTLKAAFGAVLVTAHGGFVAACGGPLPDCFSPLMAEVAACKEALAWLKNRGIDFVHHSALQRPEASHSYAGLFIDACKTFLSSFLNCHISLISRALNSLAHTLAVSAGSQASILYWDSVPPNTIALLL, from the exons ATGGCTGTAGCTATCTTGTACCGTATCTGGCGCGCAAGGAACAACGCAGTGTGGGATGGCTTTCTCCCAACGCCGAGGAGATTGGTGGCTACTGCCGCGGCTACGCTGCATGCGTGGACGGCGGTGAATGCGCCTCAGCATCAGGTGGCTCAAGCTGCGTCGCTGGTGGAAGAAGTGCAGCACGTTCACCACACTGCTACTCTGAGATGCTACGTTGATGCCAGCTTCCATCACAACACTCTCAAGGCGGCTTTCGGGNAAGGGCTCTCTCTGTTGCTTCAGAAGGCTCAAGTTGAAGGGGCCATACATGGGTGCAGGGTGGCTAGAGGTGCTCCTCCTATCTCACATCTTTTCTTTGCAGATGACAGTCTCTTATTTTTTAAGGCCAATACTCAAGAAGCAG GGGTGCTAGGTGTTAATCAGGCCTCTAATTTTGGGAAGTACCTGGGCCTTCCGGCATTTGTGGGAAGGAATAAGAGGAATGCTTTCTCTTATATTGAAGATAAAATTAAGCAAAGAATTGGTTCTTGGAATAAAAAGTTGTTATCTCAGGCAGGGAAAGAAGTCTTGTTGAAAAGTGTGGCCCAAGCTATGCCTACCTTCTCAATGGGGGTTTTTCTGCTCCCTGATTCG AGAAAAGGATCCATTGGAGGGCATAGGAGTGTGCCTAAAAAGTTTGGTGGACTGGGGTTCAAAGATCTTCGTGCCTTTAACTTGGCTATGCTGGGTAAGCAGGCTTGGAGGTTCTTAACAATGCCTCACTCCCTTGTTGCTAGAGTATATAAAGCAAGGTACTTCCCCAAATCCTCCTTTGTTGATGCTACAGTGGGAAACTGTCCTAGTTACTGTTGGAGAAGTATTATGGCTGCCCATGACTTGGTATGCCAAGGTGTGAGAAGAAGAATTGGGGATGGGAAATCAACGTTAATCTGGGGCCATCCCTGGCTCCCTGATGACCTTAACCCAATGATTAATACGCCTATGCCCCCACAGTTGTCTGGCTCTCTTGTTGCAGGATTGATTGATGAAGGCTCAAGCTCCTGGGATTATTCTATTCTGACTGATATTTTCGCCCCAGATGATGTGACTCGTATTATGAGAGTGCCTATCTCCCCGGGCTATGAGGACTCATGGTATTGGTTTGGAGACCCGAAAGGCTGTTATTCGGTCAAAGGGGGCTATCGTTTTATTGTTGGTAACTATGAGGGTTCACCAAACTGCTTTGTTGATTGGACCTCTTTGTGGAAAATTAAAGTTCCTCCCAAATGGAAGACATTTTTGTGGAGGGCCCTCAATGACATCCTCCCGGTGACTACTAATTTGCTTTTAAAGAGGGTTGAGGTGAATCCGGAATGTCCAATGCGTGGGTTGAGTCATGAGAATACAATGCATGCACTAATTTTATGTGATTTCTCACAACTAGTTTGGCATGAATCACTTTTACCTTTCTCTAGCATTGTTGGTGACTCATTTAATCTGTGGTGTGCAAATATGATGAGTTCCTTGACCGAAGAAAATGTTTGTATGGCTGTAGCTATCTTGTACCGTATCTGGCGCGCAAGGAACAACGCAGTGTGGGATGGCTTTCTCCCAACGCCGAGGAGATTGGTGGCTACTGCCGCGGCTACGCTGCATGCGTGGACGGCGGTGAATGCGCCTCAGCATCAGGTGGCTCAAGCTGCGTCGCTGGTGGAAGAAGTGCAGCACGTTCACCACACTGCTACTCTGAGATGCTACGTTGATGCCAGCTTCCATCACAACACTCTCAAGGCGGCTTTCGGGGCTGTTCTCGTAACGGCTCACGGTGGTTTTGTGGCTGCATGTGGAGGGCCTTTGCCGGATTGTTTCTCTCCTCTCATGGCGGAAGTTGCTGCGTGTAAAGAAGCATTAGCTTGGCTCAAGAACAGGGGCATCGACTTTGTTCATCACAGTGCTCTACAAAGGCCGGAGGCCTCTCATTCCTACGCTGGTTTATTTATTGATGCTTGCAAGACTTTTTTATCTTCATTTTTGAATTGTCATATTAGTTTGATTTCTAGAGCTTTGAATTCCTTGGCTCACACTCTAGCTGTTTCTGCTGGTTCTCAGGCATCCATTTTGTATTGGGACTCTGTCCCTCCAAACACTATTGCTTTACTTTTATAA
- the LOC116033849 gene encoding LOW QUALITY PROTEIN: Werner Syndrome-like exonuclease (The sequence of the model RefSeq protein was modified relative to this genomic sequence to represent the inferred CDS: inserted 1 base in 1 codon): MLEKVVMSLVRLPILAFRGRVIYSRTKDEVEKSAAELLHVIEEKRRQEESVALGFDTEWKPSFVKGVSPGKAAVVQICGDMDNCYVFHIFHSGISQSLQLLLENSTTPKVGVGIAIDASKVFKDHNVRLKGLKDLSALANQKLHGGPIKWXLASLTEKLLYKKLPKGNYLRLGNWETTILSKEQLNYAATDAYTSWQLYHELKKLPDVDKESN; this comes from the exons ATGCTAGAGAAAG TAGTTATGAGTCTGGTCAGGCTGCCAATACTAGCATTTAGAGGGCGTGTTATATATAGTAGAACCAAGGACGAGGTTGAGAAATCCGCAGCGGAGCTGCTCCATGTTattgaagagaagagaagacaAGAGGAATCAGTTGCTCTCGGGTTTGATACTGAATGGAAACCTAGTTTTGTGAAAG GTGTTTCACCAGGGAAGGCTGCTGTTGTTCAGATTTGCGGAGACATGGACAATTGTTATGTTTTTCATATCTTTCATTCTGGAATCTCTCAGAGTCTACAATTGCTTcttgagaactccacaacaCCGAAG GTTGGAGTAGGCATTGCAATTGATGCTAGCAAGGTTTTCAAAGATCATAATGTACGTCTAAAAGGTTTGAAAGATCTGTCTGCACTTGCAAACCAAAAGCTTCATGGAGGTCCTATAAAAT AGTTAGCATCACTAACTGAAAAACTCCTTTACAAAAAG CTTCCCAAGGGGAACTATCTCAGATTGGGAAATTGGGAGACTACAATTTTATCAAAAGAACAACTTAATTATGCTGCCACAGATGCTTATACTTCATGGCAACTATATCAT GAACTAAAGAAGCTTCCTGATGTTGATAAAGAAAGCAATTAG
- the LOC116031225 gene encoding UDP-glucuronate 4-epimerase 6-like: protein MQMQYHPAMASPPDTSKTSKLERYNSYLRRVNSTKLIAASSKLLFRVTLLIALLLIFFFTINYPPVADSSGNRAAVHATNHLLSSAFYGGGASWEKHVRLSSTPGSRNGMSVLVTGAGGFVGSHCALALKKRGDGVLGLDNFNSYYDPSLKRARQKLLEKHQIFIVEGDLNDAELLKKLFDIVPFSHVLHLAAQAGVRYAMQNPLSYVSSNVAGFVNLLEVAKAADPQPAIVWASSSSVYGLNTDSPFSEADRTDQPASLYAATKKAGEEIAHTYNHIYGLSLTGLRFFTVYGPWGRPDMAYFFFTKDMIQGKPINVYVTQEDKEVARDFTYIDDVVKGCLGALDTAEKSTGSGGKKKGPAQLRVYNLGNTSPVSVRKLVAILENLLNIKAKKNVIKMPRNGDVPYTHANVSLAYRDFGYKPTTDLSSGLRKFVKWYVSYYGIQSRVKKELDSTQG, encoded by the coding sequence ATGCAAATGCAATACCATCCGGCCATGGCGTCGCCGCCGGACACGAGCAAAACCTCCAAGCTGGAGCGCTACAACAGCTACCTGAGGAGAGTCAACAGCACAAAGCTCATCGCCGCTTCTTCTAAGCTCCTCTTTAGAGTCACTCTATTGATTGCTTTACTCCTAATTTTCTTCTTCACCATCAATTACCCGCCGGTTGCCGATAGCTCCGGCAACCGCGCCGCCGTTCACGCCACCAACCACTTGCTGTCCTCCGCCTTCTACGGCGGCGGAGCGTCCTGGGAGAAGCACGTGCGCCTCTCGTCCACGCCCGGGAGCAGAAACGGCATGTCGGTTCTGGTGACCGGCGCGGGCGGGTTCGTTGGGTCCCACTGCGCTCTGGCGCTGAAGAAACGGGGCGACGGGGTTCTAGGGCTGGATAATTTTAATTCTTACTATGATCCTTCCTTGAAACGCGCTCGGCAGAAGCTTCTGGAGAAGCACCAGATCTTCATCGTGGAAGGCGACCTCAACGACGCGGAGCTTCTTAAGAAGCTCTTCGACATTGTGCCGTTCAGCCACGTGCTCCACCTGGCCGCGCAGGCCGGCGTGAGATACGCCATGCAGAATCCTCTCTCTTACGTCAGCTCCAACGTGGCCGGCTTCGTGAACCTCCTAGAAGTCGCCAAGGCGGCCGACCCGCAGCCCGCAATCGTCTGGGCGTCTTCCAGCTCGGTCTACGGCCTCAACACCGACTCCCCGTTTTCCGAAGCCGACCGAACCGATCAGCCCGCCAGCCTCTACGCCGCCACCAAAAAAGCCGGCGAAGAAATCGCCCACACGTATAACCACATTTACGGCCTCTCCTTAACCGGACTAAGATTCTTCACCGTGTACGGCCCGTGGGGCCGCCCCGACATGGCCTACTTTTTCTTCACCAAGGATATGATCCAGGGGAAGCCGATTAACGTGTACGTGACGCAGGAGGATAAGGAGGTGGCGCGTGACTTCACGTACATCGACGACGTGGTGAAGGGGTGCCTGGGCGCGCTGGACACGGCGGAGAAGAGCACCGGCAGCGGCGGCAAGAAGAAGGGGCCGGCGCAGTTGAGGGTGTACAACCTGGGCAACACGTCGCCAGTGTCGGTGAGGAAGCTAGTGGCAATTCTAGAAAATTTGCTCAACATCAAGGCTAAAAAGAACGTCATAAAAATGCCCCGAAACGGCGACGTTCCGTACACCCACGCTAACGTGAGCCTCGCCTACAGGGACTTCGGGTACAAACCAACCACGGACTTGTCAAGTGGATTGAGAAAGTTCGTCAAGTGGTACGTCAGTTATTACGGTATTCAATCAAGGGTAAAAAAGGAATTAGACAGCACCCAGGGGTAG